Proteins from one Bradyrhizobium roseum genomic window:
- a CDS encoding glutathione S-transferase family protein, whose product MADGYRIIGAEMSPYSVKVRSYFRYKAIPHQWVLRNAASQAEFEKYAKMPIIPLVVTPAGTGIQDSTPIIDQVEKLHPEPPIHPAEPVTQFISALIEEFGDEWGNKWMFHYRWARDVDQISSAGRIARMRAPTASEQEHELFARQVRERMVDRVWFVGSSAVTAPQIEAGFQEMLGLLDAHLATRPYLFGGRPALGDFGLWGQFYEMWTDPTAGALISGGAPHVLDWIHRMLWPRAEGACETWTALAPTLMPILTRQVGRQFWPWTLANERALAEAKEEFSVALGEKVWTQKPQKYHARSLGMLRAKYAAIADKRDLDMILAAAGCLAGLRT is encoded by the coding sequence ATGGCGGACGGCTACCGCATCATCGGCGCCGAGATGTCGCCCTACTCCGTCAAGGTCCGCTCCTATTTCCGCTACAAGGCCATCCCGCATCAGTGGGTCTTGCGTAATGCCGCTAGCCAGGCCGAATTCGAGAAGTATGCCAAGATGCCGATCATTCCGCTGGTGGTGACGCCTGCCGGGACTGGCATCCAGGATTCCACCCCGATCATCGACCAGGTCGAAAAGCTTCATCCCGAGCCGCCAATCCATCCCGCCGAGCCGGTCACGCAATTCATTTCCGCGCTGATCGAGGAGTTCGGCGATGAATGGGGCAACAAGTGGATGTTTCACTACCGCTGGGCCCGCGATGTCGACCAGATCAGTTCGGCCGGACGCATCGCGCGGATGCGTGCGCCAACCGCCAGTGAGCAGGAACATGAATTGTTCGCGCGACAGGTTCGCGAGCGGATGGTCGACCGTGTCTGGTTCGTCGGCTCCAGCGCCGTTACCGCACCGCAGATCGAGGCCGGCTTTCAGGAGATGCTCGGCCTGCTCGACGCGCATCTCGCCACTCGCCCCTATCTGTTCGGCGGGCGGCCGGCGCTCGGCGACTTCGGTCTCTGGGGCCAGTTCTATGAAATGTGGACCGATCCGACCGCCGGCGCCCTGATCAGCGGCGGCGCGCCTCACGTGCTCGACTGGATCCACCGCATGCTGTGGCCGCGGGCCGAAGGCGCGTGCGAAACATGGACCGCGCTGGCGCCGACACTGATGCCGATCCTGACCAGGCAGGTCGGACGGCAGTTCTGGCCGTGGACGCTGGCCAATGAGCGGGCACTGGCCGAAGCCAAAGAGGAATTCAGTGTGGCGCTCGGCGAGAAGGTCTGGACCCAGAAGCCACAGAAATATCACGCCCGGTCGCTCGGCATGTTGCGCGCGAAGTATGCAGCGATTGCCGACAAGCGTGACCTCGACATGATCCTGGCCGCCGCGGGTTGCCTGGCGGGATTGCGCACCTAG
- a CDS encoding SDR family NAD(P)-dependent oxidoreductase codes for METPKYKIALIVGAGEGLSASLARLFARERIKVALAARKIEKLGALCTETGARAFACDATSTEEVERLFGMVEREIGTPDIVVYNASGRARGAFTDLAPAEVANAIAVSAFGGFLVAQQAAQRMLPNKQGAILFTGASASVKGFPQSAPFAMGKFALRGLAQSMARELSPQGIHVAHFVIDGGIRSATRTEPADRPDSMLDPDAIALSYWSVLQQPRSAWTWEVELRPWVEKF; via the coding sequence ATGGAAACTCCCAAATACAAGATCGCCCTGATCGTCGGCGCCGGCGAGGGGTTGAGCGCATCGCTGGCGCGGCTGTTCGCGCGCGAGCGCATCAAGGTCGCGCTCGCGGCGCGCAAGATTGAAAAACTCGGTGCACTCTGCACCGAGACCGGCGCCCGCGCCTTCGCCTGTGATGCGACCTCGACCGAGGAGGTCGAACGCCTGTTCGGCATGGTCGAGCGCGAGATCGGCACGCCCGATATCGTGGTCTACAACGCCAGCGGCCGGGCACGTGGCGCCTTCACCGATCTGGCTCCGGCGGAGGTCGCCAATGCGATCGCCGTCTCGGCCTTTGGTGGCTTCCTCGTGGCCCAGCAGGCCGCACAGCGCATGCTGCCCAACAAGCAGGGCGCGATCCTGTTCACCGGCGCCTCCGCCAGCGTCAAGGGCTTTCCGCAATCGGCGCCGTTCGCGATGGGCAAGTTCGCACTGCGCGGGCTCGCCCAGAGCATGGCGCGCGAATTGTCGCCACAAGGAATTCACGTCGCGCATTTTGTCATCGACGGCGGCATCAGGAGCGCGACGCGCACGGAGCCAGCCGACCGGCCGGACTCGATGCTCGATCCCGATGCGATTGCGCTCAGCTACTGGAGCGTGCTGCAGCAGCCACGCAGCGCCTGGACCTGGGAGGTAGAGCTGCGGCCATGGGTGGAGAAGTTTTAG
- a CDS encoding enoyl-CoA hydratase — protein sequence MTETKVDTGTDELLCVIRDRVAIITLNRPEARNAMSDNLTPALRNMIKACGENRDVGVLLLTGAGTAFCAGGNVKGMGANRDKAKLAMSHDERVGDLQERQRLLTGALVAVRKPTIAALPGPAVGAGLALAMACDMRIAAKSAFLSTGYLKVGLSGDYGIAWLLTRLVGTSRARELMFTCERVEADRCETIGLVNRVVPDDKLQAEAFALAKSIAEGPTIAIRYMKDNLDEALMFDFATARDHEAERMVRTQGTSDHKEAVQAFIEKRKPVFSGH from the coding sequence ATGACCGAAACCAAAGTCGACACCGGCACCGACGAACTGCTCTGCGTGATCCGCGACCGCGTCGCCATCATCACGCTGAACCGCCCCGAGGCGCGGAATGCGATGTCGGATAATCTCACCCCGGCCCTGCGCAACATGATCAAGGCCTGCGGCGAAAACCGCGATGTCGGTGTACTGCTGCTGACCGGCGCGGGCACCGCCTTCTGCGCCGGCGGCAACGTCAAGGGCATGGGCGCCAATCGCGACAAGGCCAAGCTCGCCATGTCCCATGACGAGCGGGTCGGTGACCTGCAGGAACGGCAGCGCCTGCTGACCGGCGCGCTGGTCGCGGTGCGCAAACCGACCATTGCCGCCCTGCCCGGTCCTGCGGTCGGCGCCGGCCTCGCGCTGGCAATGGCCTGCGACATGCGCATTGCCGCAAAATCGGCGTTCCTTTCCACCGGCTATCTCAAGGTCGGCCTCAGCGGCGACTATGGTATCGCCTGGCTCCTCACACGCCTGGTCGGCACCTCGCGGGCGCGCGAGCTGATGTTTACCTGCGAGCGGGTCGAGGCCGACCGGTGCGAGACCATCGGCCTCGTCAACCGCGTGGTTCCCGACGACAAGCTGCAGGCCGAAGCGTTTGCGCTCGCCAAGTCGATCGCCGAAGGTCCGACAATCGCGATCCGCTACATGAAGGACAATCTTGACGAAGCGTTGATGTTCGATTTCGCCACCGCGCGCGACCATGAGGCCGAACGCATGGTGCGAACCCAGGGCACATCCGATCACAAGGAGGCCGTGCAGGCGTTTATCGAGAAGCGCAAGCCGGTATTTTCAGGTCATTGA
- a CDS encoding GNAT family N-acetyltransferase, whose translation MTTMRLGDLRQYSDVLRTRNGETVTVRFVEPRDAEALQNYFRSLTTPSRYKRFLGAASELPPSLLEEFIHIGEADRFSVIATMLIEGRETIVGEARYALDSDTTSMEFGLSIDDRWQRQGIGKALLKNIECRAASFGATRLFGDTLRSNDAMIGLARKAGYGFANTPGDWKLTRFQKDISVEPQEIPCASWRLAAVSPSARSSLAV comes from the coding sequence ATGACCACGATGCGTCTCGGCGATCTCAGGCAATATTCCGACGTGCTGCGTACGCGGAATGGCGAGACGGTGACCGTGCGCTTTGTCGAGCCGCGCGATGCCGAGGCGTTGCAGAACTATTTCCGGTCGCTGACGACGCCGTCCCGCTACAAGCGTTTCCTCGGCGCCGCCAGCGAATTGCCGCCTTCGCTGCTCGAGGAGTTCATCCATATTGGCGAAGCCGACCGGTTCAGCGTAATCGCGACCATGCTGATCGAGGGCCGCGAGACGATTGTCGGCGAAGCACGCTACGCCTTGGATAGCGATACCACGAGCATGGAGTTCGGCCTGTCGATCGACGACCGCTGGCAGCGTCAAGGCATCGGCAAGGCGCTGTTGAAGAATATCGAATGCCGCGCCGCCTCGTTCGGTGCCACGCGGCTGTTCGGTGACACGCTGCGTTCCAACGATGCGATGATCGGGCTCGCCCGCAAGGCTGGCTACGGTTTCGCCAATACGCCTGGCGATTGGAAGCTGACCCGCTTCCAGAAAGATATCTCTGTCGAACCGCAGGAAATCCCATGCGCCAGCTGGCGGCTCGCCGCCGTCTCTCCCAGCGCACGATCCTCGCTCGCGGTTTGA